In Sphingobacteriaceae bacterium, the following proteins share a genomic window:
- the folP gene encoding dihydropteroate synthase, with protein MAIVNITPDSFYDGGKYDSVRDILHDVEEKIKLGADIIDLGAASSRPNAKEISETEEWERLKGVLTVIREKFPEILISIDTYRASIAEQSAHLGADIINDIGGGTLDDKMFATVARLNLPYILMHIQGTPQTMQQNPHYENSVSDIREIFESKINSLKNLNFSKIIIDPGFGFGKSLENNYELLKGMSSFLNLHFPILAGVSRKGMINKVIGTNPVTALNGTTVLNTIALLNGASILRVHDVTEAKQAIELTEFYKSV; from the coding sequence ATGGCCATTGTTAATATAACTCCTGACAGTTTTTACGATGGCGGAAAGTATGATTCGGTGAGGGACATATTACATGACGTAGAAGAAAAAATAAAGTTAGGCGCGGACATTATTGATCTTGGCGCAGCTTCGTCGCGACCCAACGCGAAGGAAATCAGTGAAACAGAAGAATGGGAGCGTTTAAAAGGTGTACTAACAGTTATTAGAGAAAAGTTTCCTGAAATTTTAATTAGTATAGATACGTATAGAGCTTCAATAGCTGAGCAAAGTGCGCATCTGGGGGCAGACATTATCAACGATATTGGCGGTGGAACACTTGATGATAAAATGTTTGCAACCGTTGCCCGACTAAACCTTCCGTATATTCTCATGCATATACAAGGTACACCGCAAACCATGCAACAAAATCCGCATTACGAAAACAGTGTTTCAGACATTCGGGAAATTTTTGAATCCAAAATTAATTCTCTTAAAAATTTAAATTTTTCTAAAATTATTATCGATCCAGGTTTTGGCTTTGGAAAAAGTCTTGAAAACAATTACGAGCTTTTAAAGGGAATGTCCTCTTTTTTAAATCTCCATTTCCCAATATTAGCGGGCGTTTCGAGAAAAGGTATGATTAATAAGGTTATTGGCACCAACCCGGTTACCGCTCTAAACGGCACAACCGTTCTAAATACAATTGCGCTACTAAACGGAGCCTCGATTTTAAGAGTACACGACGTAACCGAAGCTAAACAAGCTATCGAATTAACAGAGTTTTACAAGAGCGTTTAA
- the ybeY gene encoding rRNA maturation RNase YbeY, with translation MITFQSQEISFKLKESTRIKTWIKKIIELEKKKTGNINFVFTSDEEVLKANIQFLNHNTYTDIITFDSCEGPTIHGDIIISIERVLENAEKFDVLFETELKRVIIHGVLHLCGYKDKSSKDAELMRSKENWAIKKF, from the coding sequence ATGATCACTTTTCAAAGCCAGGAGATTTCTTTTAAATTAAAAGAATCCACAAGAATTAAAACATGGATAAAAAAAATAATTGAACTCGAAAAGAAAAAAACCGGCAATATAAATTTTGTATTTACTTCAGACGAAGAAGTTTTAAAAGCAAATATTCAGTTTTTAAATCATAATACGTATACCGACATTATTACATTTGATTCCTGCGAAGGCCCTACTATTCACGGAGATATTATTATTAGCATAGAAAGGGTTCTGGAAAATGCTGAAAAATTTGATGTCCTGTTTGAAACGGAATTAAAGCGGGTGATCATTCATGGTGTTCTTCACCTTTGTGGGTACAAAGATAAAAGCAGTAAAGACGCCGAATTAATGCGCTCTAAAGAAAATTGGGCGATAAAGAAATTTTAA
- the fabG gene encoding 3-oxoacyl-[acyl-carrier-protein] reductase gives MQLLENKVALITGATRGIGKGIALTFAKNGANVAFTYVSSDEKAKALEAELEAFGIKAKGYKSDAGNFKAADELVTTVVNDFGTIDVLVNNAGITRDGLLMRMSEQQWDEVMNANLKSVFNLVKAVQRPMLKAKKGSIINMSSVVGVKGNAGQSNYAASKAGIIGFTKSIALELGSRNIRSNAIAPGFIETEMTGALDEKVVQQWRDSIPLKRGGSAEDVANLTLFLASDMSAYITGQCINVCGGMLT, from the coding sequence ATGCAATTATTAGAAAATAAAGTAGCCCTTATTACAGGCGCAACAAGAGGAATTGGGAAAGGCATCGCTTTAACCTTTGCAAAAAATGGAGCTAATGTAGCTTTTACCTATGTGAGTTCAGATGAAAAGGCCAAAGCGCTTGAAGCGGAATTGGAAGCTTTCGGCATAAAAGCTAAAGGATATAAAAGTGACGCGGGAAATTTTAAGGCCGCAGATGAACTTGTGACTACCGTTGTAAATGATTTTGGCACTATAGATGTTCTAGTAAATAACGCAGGTATTACCCGTGATGGACTTTTAATGAGAATGAGCGAACAACAATGGGATGAGGTAATGAACGCCAATCTTAAATCCGTTTTTAATCTTGTGAAGGCCGTGCAAAGACCAATGTTAAAGGCTAAGAAAGGCTCTATTATCAACATGAGCTCAGTAGTTGGGGTAAAAGGAAATGCAGGTCAAAGCAATTACGCAGCTTCAAAAGCAGGAATTATCGGTTTTACAAAATCGATCGCTCTTGAATTAGGTTCACGCAATATTCGCAGTAATGCCATAGCTCCGGGATTTATTGAAACTGAAATGACAGGCGCCCTTGACGAAAAAGTTGTTCAACAATGGCGTGATTCTATTCCTTTAAAGCGCGGTGGATCTGCCGAAGATGTTGCCAATCTAACTTTGTTTTTAGCGAGCGACATGAGTGCTTATATAACCGGCCAATGCATTAATGTTTGCGGCGGCATGTTAACTTAA
- a CDS encoding serine--tRNA ligase, with protein sequence MLQLNYIRENKEDVLKRLAIKNFKDAETIINTVIELDNNRKAAQKQADDTKAEANALARQIGDLMKSGKKEEAEVLKAKTAELKNSEKELDEKQKSIESEVHKLLVTVPNLPSLTVPAGKTPEDNEVVSEDGTKPTLYAGAKPHWELTTQYDIIDFELGVKLTGAGFPVYKGKGARLQRALINFFLDRATSKGYNEVQPPILVNADSGYGTGQLPDKEGQMYHATEDNLYLIPTAEVPITNIYRDVILKESDFPIKNCGYTPCFRREAGSYGKDVRGLNRLHQFDKVEIVQIVHPTESYKILEDMKDYVASLLKELGLPFRVLKLCGGDMSFGSALTYDLEVWSAAQQRWLEVSSVSNFETFQTNRLKCRYKDDKGKTQLAHSLNGSALALPRIVAALLENNQTENGITIPKVLVPYTGFETIN encoded by the coding sequence ATGCTCCAGTTAAATTACATTCGCGAAAACAAAGAAGATGTTTTAAAACGTTTGGCCATCAAAAATTTTAAAGATGCCGAAACAATTATCAATACAGTTATCGAATTAGATAATAATAGAAAAGCTGCACAAAAACAAGCAGACGACACCAAAGCCGAAGCAAATGCCCTGGCGAGACAAATTGGTGATTTAATGAAGTCGGGTAAAAAGGAAGAGGCAGAAGTTTTAAAAGCTAAAACTGCCGAGTTGAAAAATTCAGAAAAAGAGCTCGATGAAAAACAAAAAAGTATTGAGTCTGAAGTTCATAAATTATTAGTAACGGTTCCCAACTTGCCGAGTTTAACCGTTCCTGCTGGAAAAACTCCCGAAGACAATGAAGTAGTGTCTGAAGATGGCACAAAGCCTACGCTATACGCTGGAGCTAAACCCCATTGGGAATTAACAACTCAGTATGATATTATTGATTTTGAATTAGGTGTAAAGTTAACGGGTGCTGGATTTCCCGTGTACAAGGGAAAAGGAGCACGTTTACAAAGAGCATTAATCAATTTCTTTTTAGACAGAGCCACCTCAAAAGGATACAACGAAGTTCAACCGCCAATTTTAGTGAATGCGGATAGTGGTTATGGTACCGGACAATTGCCCGACAAAGAAGGTCAGATGTATCACGCTACAGAAGATAATTTATATTTGATTCCTACTGCTGAGGTTCCTATCACGAATATCTATAGGGATGTTATCTTAAAGGAAAGTGATTTTCCAATTAAAAATTGCGGTTATACGCCTTGCTTCAGACGCGAAGCCGGAAGCTATGGAAAAGATGTTCGCGGCTTAAACCGTTTACATCAATTCGATAAGGTTGAAATTGTTCAAATAGTGCATCCTACAGAAAGTTATAAAATTCTTGAGGACATGAAAGACTATGTTGCAAGCCTCTTGAAAGAACTGGGATTGCCATTCCGTGTTTTAAAATTATGCGGGGGCGATATGAGTTTTGGTAGTGCATTAACTTACGATCTTGAAGTTTGGAGTGCTGCACAGCAACGTTGGTTGGAAGTAAGCAGCGTTAGTAATTTCGAAACATTCCAGACAAACCGTTTAAAATGCCGTTACAAAGACGATAAAGGTAAAACGCAATTAGCACATAGTTTAAATGGAAGTGCCTTGGCTTTGCCAAGAATTGTTGCAGCTTTGTTGGAAAACAATCAAACTGAAAATGGCATCACTATTCCAAAAGTACTTGTTCCTTATACCGGTTTTGAAACCATAAATTAA
- the rplU gene encoding 50S ribosomal protein L21 — MYAIVEIAGQQFKVERGNKVYVHRLEANEGAKIEFDKVLLLDNGGKISVGNPTVDGAVVAATVISHVKGDKVIIFKKKRRKGYQKWNNHRQSFTQILIQGVLAKGDKLQEELKAERVVRVQGSRNKPVAVAAETETTVTEAKPAKKAAAPKKAAAPKKAAAPKKAAAKKTTTKKKED; from the coding sequence ATGTACGCAATTGTAGAAATAGCCGGGCAACAATTTAAAGTGGAACGTGGAAACAAAGTATACGTTCACCGCCTAGAGGCTAACGAGGGCGCTAAAATTGAATTTGACAAAGTTCTCCTTTTGGATAACGGCGGAAAAATTTCAGTTGGAAACCCTACGGTAGATGGCGCTGTTGTAGCAGCCACAGTAATCAGTCACGTTAAAGGTGACAAAGTGATCATTTTCAAAAAGAAACGTCGTAAAGGCTATCAAAAATGGAATAATCACCGTCAAAGCTTTACACAAATCCTTATTCAGGGTGTGTTAGCTAAAGGCGACAAATTACAGGAAGAATTAAAAGCAGAGCGCGTTGTTCGTGTTCAGGGCTCAAGAAACAAACCTGTAGCGGTAGCAGCAGAAACTGAAACAACAGTTACTGAAGCAAAACCAGCAAAAAAAGCAGCAGCTCCAAAAAAAGCAGCAGCTCCAAAAAAAGCAGCGGCTCCAAAAAAAGCAGCAGCTAAAAAAACAACAACTAAGAAAAAAGAAGATTAA
- a CDS encoding 50S ribosomal protein L27: MAHKKGAGSSDNGRDSHSKRLGVKIFGGQAVIAGNIIVRQRGTKHNPSVGVGMGKDHTLYALIDGKVVFKKKRDDRSYVSVVPVEG; this comes from the coding sequence ATGGCACATAAGAAAGGCGCGGGTTCATCGGATAACGGTCGTGATTCGCATAGTAAACGTTTAGGCGTTAAAATTTTCGGTGGTCAAGCGGTAATTGCCGGTAACATCATCGTTCGTCAACGTGGCACAAAACACAATCCATCAGTGGGTGTTGGTATGGGAAAAGACCATACACTTTACGCTTTAATAGATGGAAAAGTAGTATTCAAAAAGAAAAGAGACGATCGTTCGTATGTATCGGTTGTTCCTGTAGAGGGATAA
- a CDS encoding EamA family transporter, with the protein MTSKTLSWIILVVLALVWGSSFILMKRGLDSFSSDEVAALRISIAFLFLTPLYIKHYKIDLKKYFKGLFIMGVFGNLIPAFLFTKAETQVSSSLAGMLNALTPIFTIIVASVWLKVKPDGVKISGIIVGFVAASCLMLFDKTEDMFRNVIYSLLIFAATFCYAISVNGIKKYLSDLNSVKATLWAFTITGPVALIYLFGFSDFTLHLSTNNEAWTSLGYISILAIVGTALSVILYNVLIKLSGVLFASSCTYLIPVFAIFWGLFDGETVNFIQILSIVAIILSVYLINRGQKFAHK; encoded by the coding sequence ATGACTTCCAAAACCCTCTCCTGGATCATTCTCGTTGTTCTTGCCCTCGTTTGGGGAAGTTCCTTTATTTTAATGAAACGAGGGCTGGATTCCTTCAGTAGTGATGAGGTGGCCGCTCTCCGGATTTCCATAGCGTTTTTATTTCTTACTCCTCTTTATATTAAACATTACAAGATCGATCTTAAAAAATATTTTAAAGGACTCTTTATTATGGGAGTTTTTGGGAATTTAATTCCGGCTTTTTTATTTACTAAAGCCGAAACCCAGGTCAGTAGCAGTCTTGCTGGCATGCTGAATGCACTTACACCCATATTCACCATCATTGTTGCATCAGTATGGTTAAAAGTAAAGCCCGATGGGGTAAAAATCTCTGGAATTATAGTTGGCTTTGTCGCGGCTAGCTGTCTGATGTTATTTGATAAAACAGAAGATATGTTTAGGAACGTAATTTATAGTCTTCTGATTTTTGCCGCCACTTTTTGTTATGCCATTAGTGTAAATGGAATTAAAAAATATCTCAGCGATCTTAATTCTGTTAAAGCAACGCTTTGGGCTTTTACCATTACAGGTCCTGTTGCCCTGATTTATTTGTTCGGCTTTAGCGATTTTACCCTTCATCTCTCAACTAATAATGAAGCGTGGACTTCGCTGGGATATATTTCGATTCTCGCCATTGTGGGTACGGCACTTTCTGTTATCTTATATAACGTACTTATTAAGTTGTCGGGGGTACTCTTTGCCAGCAGTTGCACTTATCTTATACCCGTTTTTGCCATTTTCTGGGGGCTGTTTGATGGGGAAACTGTTAATTTTATTCAGATTTTAAGCATTGTGGCCATAATTTTAAGCGTTTATTTGATTAATCGCGGCCAAAAATTTGCTCATAAATAA
- a CDS encoding DoxX family protein, with amino-acid sequence MKKFLSSKVFRFIWSAGLAALIYFICPPCFSKTTLVVVLAILFLLVNASDFIAKAPILAHIPRVLVGGLFIFSGFIKANDPLGFSYKLKEYFEVFQGDTGMSIFESFAHIALPLAILICASEIVLGVMLLIGYKRNLTLWLLFAQITFFTFLTFYSACYNKVTHCGCFGDFLPLKPWESFWKDIALMILITLLFAGRENINPIGAPMLVAAIFALGLVFSIAFPIYAYRNLPPLDFRAYAPGMSIKENMKFPPTYSPAVIETGFIYENTKTGKKEHFDLKNYPWADTLNWKWFATDNITVKDAVDAPKITDFLVNSIDGVNITDSLLNDKNYSFWLIVHELALTEDNETLMAQINDFYKLASGEKYKFIAMTASGNKEIDEFKHKHNALYDFVTVDNTVLKTMIRSNPGLMLVKDGVVIANWHYHNFPGFSDVKQKLMK; translated from the coding sequence ATGAAAAAATTTCTCTCTTCAAAAGTATTTCGTTTTATCTGGTCAGCTGGGTTAGCGGCATTAATCTATTTCATTTGTCCGCCATGTTTTAGCAAAACGACTTTAGTGGTTGTTTTAGCCATTTTATTTTTGCTGGTTAACGCTTCCGACTTTATTGCTAAGGCCCCAATTTTGGCCCATATTCCGAGGGTGCTTGTAGGAGGATTATTTATTTTTTCTGGTTTTATCAAAGCAAACGACCCTCTTGGATTCAGCTATAAATTGAAAGAATATTTCGAAGTTTTCCAGGGCGACACGGGCATGTCTATTTTTGAATCGTTTGCACACATTGCATTACCGCTTGCCATTTTAATTTGCGCCAGTGAAATAGTTTTAGGCGTTATGTTGCTGATTGGATATAAACGTAATTTGACTCTTTGGTTATTATTTGCGCAGATTACCTTTTTTACTTTCCTTACTTTTTATTCGGCCTGTTACAATAAAGTTACGCACTGCGGTTGCTTCGGCGATTTCCTTCCGTTAAAACCATGGGAGAGTTTCTGGAAAGATATCGCACTTATGATTTTAATTACACTTCTATTTGCCGGGAGAGAAAATATTAACCCTATTGGCGCGCCGATGTTAGTGGCTGCAATTTTTGCACTAGGACTCGTTTTCTCTATTGCGTTTCCAATTTACGCTTACAGGAATTTACCACCTTTAGATTTCAGAGCTTATGCCCCGGGTATGAGTATTAAGGAAAACATGAAATTCCCGCCAACCTATTCGCCGGCGGTAATTGAAACCGGATTTATTTACGAGAATACAAAAACAGGAAAAAAGGAGCATTTTGATTTAAAAAATTATCCTTGGGCCGATACTTTAAACTGGAAATGGTTTGCCACAGATAATATCACTGTAAAAGATGCTGTAGATGCCCCTAAAATTACAGACTTCCTGGTAAACAGCATCGATGGTGTTAATATTACCGATTCACTTTTAAATGATAAAAATTACAGTTTCTGGCTCATAGTGCATGAACTTGCTTTAACCGAAGACAATGAGACTTTAATGGCGCAGATCAACGATTTTTATAAGTTAGCCTCGGGCGAAAAATATAAGTTTATAGCTATGACGGCAAGCGGTAATAAAGAAATTGATGAGTTTAAGCATAAACACAACGCACTTTATGACTTTGTAACAGTTGATAATACCGTGTTAAAAACAATGATCCGCAGTAATCCGGGTTTGATGCTTGTTAAAGACGGAGTAGTTATCGCCAACTGGCATTACCATAACTTTCCAGGTTTTAGTGATGTGAAACAAAAGTTGATGAAATAA
- a CDS encoding ADP-forming succinate--CoA ligase subunit beta, with translation MNIHEYQGKSILKSFGVAIQEGIVAETPEQAVEAAKELKIKYNSDWVVVKAQIHAGGRGKGGGVKLAKNLDEVKEKATNILGMHLITPQTSATGKLVSKVLITQDVYYPGATPTKEFYMSVLLDRAKGRNTIIYSTEGGMDIEHVAEHTPEKIWKEEIDPRVGLQGFQARKIAFNLGLSGNAFKEMVKFVSSLYKAYESIDASLFEINPVLKTSDDKIIAVDSKVSFDDNALFRHPDYSAMRDETEEDATDVEARHAELNYVKLDGNVGCMVNGAGLAMATMDIIKLSGGEPANFLDVGGTANAERVEKAFRIILKDKNVKAILVNIFGGIVRCDRVAQGIVDAYNNMGTINVPIIVRLQGTNAELAKKLIDESGLKVYSAIEFHEAASLVNKLLKAN, from the coding sequence ATGAACATTCACGAATACCAAGGGAAAAGCATCTTAAAAAGTTTTGGAGTTGCTATACAGGAAGGCATTGTAGCTGAAACTCCTGAACAAGCAGTTGAAGCGGCGAAAGAATTAAAAATAAAATATAACAGTGACTGGGTGGTTGTAAAAGCACAAATTCACGCTGGCGGCCGCGGTAAAGGTGGTGGAGTTAAATTGGCAAAGAATCTTGATGAGGTAAAAGAAAAGGCAACCAATATTTTGGGAATGCACTTAATTACTCCTCAAACAAGTGCAACCGGAAAATTAGTAAGCAAAGTGTTGATTACGCAGGATGTTTACTATCCAGGAGCTACTCCTACAAAAGAATTTTACATGAGCGTGTTACTTGACCGTGCAAAGGGGCGTAACACAATTATCTATAGTACAGAAGGTGGAATGGACATTGAGCATGTTGCTGAACACACACCTGAAAAAATCTGGAAGGAAGAAATTGATCCACGTGTTGGATTACAAGGCTTCCAGGCACGTAAGATTGCCTTTAATCTTGGGTTAAGCGGAAACGCATTCAAAGAAATGGTGAAGTTTGTAAGCTCACTTTATAAGGCTTACGAAAGCATTGATGCTTCTCTTTTTGAAATTAACCCTGTTTTAAAAACAAGTGATGACAAAATCATTGCGGTAGACAGTAAAGTATCTTTTGATGATAATGCACTTTTCCGTCATCCTGATTATTCGGCTATGCGTGACGAAACCGAAGAAGATGCTACAGACGTAGAAGCTAGACACGCAGAATTAAATTATGTGAAGCTGGATGGAAACGTAGGCTGTATGGTTAATGGTGCCGGTCTCGCAATGGCTACTATGGATATTATTAAATTAAGTGGTGGCGAGCCTGCTAACTTCTTAGATGTAGGTGGTACAGCAAATGCAGAGCGTGTTGAAAAAGCTTTCCGCATTATTTTAAAAGACAAAAATGTAAAAGCTATTCTTGTAAATATTTTTGGAGGTATTGTACGTTGCGACCGTGTAGCGCAAGGTATTGTTGATGCATACAATAACATGGGCACTATTAATGTTCCTATAATTGTACGTTTGCAAGGTACTAACGCTGAACTGGCTAAGAAATTAATTGACGAATCAGGCTTAAAAGTATACTCAGCTATCGAATTTCATGAAGCTGCTTCCCTGGTAAATAAATTGTTAAAAGCAAACTAA
- a CDS encoding peptidase M64: protein MKNRILIVLCVVCSQFFGQTILGVDTLVKNGPISKRINLVIMGDGYTTSEMTQFITNATTLSTYLLNTSPFNNYKKYFNVFAIKCPSQQSGVSHPGTATDVTEPASPTLAITNNFNTRFDNYNTHRLIYAMNPTAVYSVLASGFPAYDQVIILGNSTEYGGAGGAYAVSSLHSSSPEIVAHEMGHSFAGLADEYWSGAMNERANMTATSSSATIKWAQWLGTTGIGIYPFDTIAPGLNWYRPHQNCKMQYLNKQFCAVCKQTIIEKIHSLTNPIDGYSPDNSASITYTASSQWFKTKMIKPNPNTLKRVWTLNTDVVAYNKDSALVADNWFAEGDNAVLFTAVDTTVLSRDEDHENLHTYSVLWNVEYHSTVGIKEIKSQMEFSMFPNPASDLINLNYTLLSDAQIGISIIDMQGKLVYSEKPEGLSAGEYKRSLNISQFKEGNYVLVLRVNNQAINNKFIIVK from the coding sequence ATGAAAAACCGAATTTTAATAGTGCTATGCGTCGTATGCAGCCAGTTTTTTGGACAAACTATATTGGGTGTTGATACTTTAGTTAAAAACGGACCCATAAGTAAACGCATTAATCTTGTGATAATGGGCGATGGATACACTACAAGCGAGATGACTCAATTTATTACTAATGCTACTACATTATCTACCTACCTTTTAAATACCTCGCCTTTTAATAATTATAAAAAATATTTTAATGTATTTGCTATAAAATGTCCGTCGCAGCAAAGCGGTGTTAGTCATCCAGGAACAGCTACAGATGTTACGGAACCGGCTTCACCTACTTTAGCAATCACCAACAATTTTAATACGCGTTTTGATAATTATAACACGCATCGTTTAATTTATGCGATGAATCCTACAGCAGTTTATTCCGTATTGGCTTCCGGGTTTCCGGCTTACGACCAGGTAATTATATTAGGTAATTCAACCGAATATGGTGGTGCTGGCGGAGCCTATGCAGTATCTTCTTTACATTCTTCTTCACCAGAAATTGTGGCTCACGAAATGGGACATTCGTTTGCTGGATTGGCAGATGAGTATTGGAGCGGTGCAATGAATGAAAGAGCTAATATGACAGCAACTTCCAGCTCTGCTACCATTAAATGGGCACAGTGGTTAGGAACAACAGGCATAGGAATCTATCCTTTCGACACTATTGCACCGGGCTTAAACTGGTACCGTCCGCATCAAAATTGTAAAATGCAATATCTGAATAAACAATTTTGTGCAGTCTGCAAGCAAACAATCATCGAAAAGATTCACTCGCTTACAAATCCAATAGATGGCTACAGTCCTGACAACTCGGCTTCCATAACTTATACAGCTTCGTCGCAATGGTTCAAAACAAAAATGATAAAACCTAATCCAAATACTTTAAAAAGGGTGTGGACTTTGAATACAGACGTAGTAGCTTATAATAAAGACTCTGCCTTGGTTGCCGATAATTGGTTTGCGGAAGGAGACAACGCCGTTTTGTTTACTGCTGTGGATACAACTGTTTTATCCAGGGACGAAGACCATGAAAATCTTCATACTTATTCTGTATTGTGGAATGTAGAATATCATTCAACAGTGGGTATTAAAGAAATAAAATCGCAAATGGAATTTTCTATGTTTCCGAATCCTGCGTCCGATCTTATTAATTTGAATTATACTTTATTAAGCGACGCTCAAATAGGAATTTCCATTATAGATATGCAGGGTAAACTGGTTTACAGTGAAAAACCAGAAGGCTTATCTGCCGGGGAATACAAGCGGTCTTTGAATATAAGCCAGTTTAAAGAAGGAAATTATGTACTGGTACTTAGAGTTAATAACCAGGCAATCAATAACAAATTTATAATAGTAAAATAA
- a CDS encoding acyl-CoA desaturase: MSNQTQKILRFNNSNRQFYTELKKRVDAYFKENQVSKNGNINMYLKTVFMFAAYFVPYFLILFNVFESKFVWFLLTVLMGFAMAGIGLCVMHDANHGSYSKNTKFNKILGYISISLLGGFSLNWRIQHNVIHHTYTNVHEHDEDIAPPGFMRFEPHSDKKWIHKLQFLYAWFFYGMMTLMWSTTKDFKQLARYNQKGLLKGANTTYGVELALLITCKLVYYAYMLLPYFLIKELSFLQWLLGFVILHYVAGMILAMIFQPAHVVSETEFPLPNDEGSFENHWAEHQMRTTMNFATGDPLFSWLVGGLNYQVEHHLFPTISHVHYPKISKIVEETAKEFNVPYLSRKTFVGALWSHEVMLWKLGRV; encoded by the coding sequence ATGAGTAATCAGACACAAAAAATTTTAAGATTTAACAACTCTAACCGACAGTTTTACACAGAATTAAAAAAGAGGGTTGACGCGTATTTCAAAGAAAATCAAGTAAGTAAAAATGGAAATATAAACATGTACCTTAAAACGGTATTTATGTTTGCTGCCTATTTTGTACCCTATTTTTTAATTCTTTTTAATGTTTTCGAAAGTAAATTTGTTTGGTTTCTGCTAACCGTTTTAATGGGGTTTGCGATGGCGGGTATTGGCTTATGCGTTATGCACGATGCCAATCATGGCAGCTACAGTAAAAATACAAAGTTCAATAAAATTCTAGGGTATATTTCTATCAGCCTTTTAGGTGGTTTTTCGTTAAACTGGAGAATACAGCACAATGTTATTCATCACACTTATACAAATGTTCACGAGCACGACGAAGACATCGCTCCTCCGGGATTTATGCGTTTTGAGCCGCATTCCGACAAAAAGTGGATTCATAAATTGCAGTTTTTATATGCCTGGTTCTTTTATGGTATGATGACTTTGATGTGGAGTACTACGAAAGACTTTAAACAACTTGCTCGTTACAATCAGAAAGGCCTTTTAAAAGGAGCCAACACTACTTACGGTGTAGAACTTGCCTTGCTTATTACCTGTAAACTAGTTTATTACGCTTACATGCTTTTACCTTATTTTCTTATTAAGGAACTCAGTTTTTTACAGTGGCTTTTAGGATTTGTAATTTTGCATTATGTTGCGGGCATGATACTCGCTATGATTTTTCAGCCTGCACACGTGGTGTCGGAGACTGAATTTCCTCTACCAAATGATGAAGGTAGTTTTGAAAATCACTGGGCTGAGCATCAAATGAGAACTACAATGAATTTTGCTACCGGAGATCCACTATTTTCCTGGTTAGTTGGTGGTTTAAATTACCAGGTGGAACACCATTTATTTCCGACCATTTCGCACGTTCACTATCCAAAAATTTCTAAGATAGTAGAGGAGACGGCTAAAGAATTTAATGTTCCTTATCTATCACGAAAAACTTTTGTGGGAGCTTTGTGGTCGCACGAAGTAATGCTTTGGAAATTAGGCCGGGTATAA